Proteins from one candidate division KSB1 bacterium genomic window:
- the cas7b gene encoding type I-B CRISPR-associated protein Cas7/Csh2, with translation MNNSEILFVYDAHMCNPNGDPDEENRPRMDNPTQTNLVSDVRLKRYIRDYLQENGHELYVQKGEAGKTVNASERIQAALGQKKAAKLGDEDLQTLLNKLIDVRLFGATMPIKLEGKGQSIAFTGPVQFNWGYSLNRVYLLDTKSITSHFSSEAGKEQGTIGKDYRVKYSLIAFHGIISGYNAKNTGLKKEDVALLDQALVKAIPLHATRSKVGQEPRLYIRVEYNSDSFVLGDLRKWVKFSPQGTNKDDEVFSVQNVKLDITSLVEKLQEHKAKIQQVKFWKDGALSLVGALDALPNGSLLTF, from the coding sequence ATGAACAACTCTGAAATCCTGTTCGTTTACGACGCCCACATGTGCAATCCCAACGGCGACCCCGACGAAGAGAACCGTCCGCGCATGGATAATCCCACCCAGACCAATTTGGTCAGCGATGTGCGGTTGAAGCGTTACATTCGCGATTATTTGCAGGAAAACGGGCATGAGCTTTACGTGCAAAAAGGCGAGGCCGGTAAAACCGTCAACGCTTCGGAACGGATTCAAGCGGCGTTGGGACAGAAGAAAGCGGCGAAGCTGGGCGATGAAGATTTGCAAACCCTGCTCAACAAGCTGATTGACGTGCGCCTCTTTGGCGCCACCATGCCCATCAAGCTGGAGGGCAAAGGCCAGTCCATCGCCTTCACCGGACCGGTGCAATTCAACTGGGGCTATTCACTCAATCGCGTTTATCTGCTCGATACCAAATCGATTACTTCCCACTTCAGCTCCGAAGCCGGCAAAGAACAAGGCACAATCGGCAAGGATTACCGCGTCAAATACTCGCTGATTGCCTTTCACGGCATTATTTCAGGATACAATGCCAAAAACACCGGCCTGAAAAAAGAGGACGTTGCCTTGCTCGATCAAGCGTTGGTCAAAGCCATTCCCTTGCATGCCACGCGCAGCAAAGTGGGGCAGGAACCGCGTCTGTACATTCGCGTCGAGTATAACAGCGACAGCTTTGTTCTCGGCGATTTGCGCAAGTGGGTGAAATTCAGCCCACAAGGTACGAATAAAGATGACGAAGTATTTTCCGTTCAAAATGTGAAGCTCGATATTACTTCCCTCGTCGAAAAATTGCAGGAGCACAAAGCCAAAATTCAACAGGTGAAATTCTGGAAAGACGGCGCGCTGTCGCTTGTTGGTGCGCTCGATGCTCTGCCGAACGGCTCACTCTTGACCTTCTAA